The DNA window GCCACAGCCCTTCCCCTCTGACTCCCTCCCGCCTGACCACTTCTGTCAATGACAACTCGATGAACTCCTGTTGACCTTGCTTGACAAACAAATGGCTAGGGGGTTTCCATggtgaccgggggggggggggggggggatacgtTTACATGcgtccttccctcctttctcaCTGACTTGAGTCAAAATAACAGGTGGCAGCGTGTCATGTTCTACCCTGGTGTTCCAACCCAGCTCACAGTGCATCCAGGTTGCTCAAAGGAAGTGGGAAGGAAGGATTCACTTGACCAACACTGAGACTCAACCTTTAGGCTACTCTTCAGTCTCTTCCCTGAAGGCCTCTGAAAGCCATGACCCCTACCCTCGGGCTCTCTAGGCATGGCTATGACCTCATGTTCTTCTTAGATCCATAACAAAAAAGACAAGGTCTCTTCCACAACTAAAAGAATGAAGCAAGTTGAAGAGAAATATATGCCATTGAGGAGACGCATGGTTAAAAAATCCCATCCTGTCTTGAGGTGGTCGGGCTCTCTGACGTACACAAGGTACCAGAcacaatcatcatcaacatcatcatcaccaacaGGGCCGGTTTGAGGTCATATGGCCCGAACTAGAAGGATTTAGAGCTGGACCCTATtatcttcaccccccccccccccacacacacacacacacgtgtggttggagcagagagagaaggtacaagagaaagagagatgggggggtagagaaaagagaaaatggAGAAGAGATCTAAGAAGTGCTGCTGCTAATCCTCTTGCGGTTTACTATCCGCCTAGGATTGAAGGAATGTTGAAGAACCAGATTGTACCAGTACTCGGACTGCCaatggaggggagcagagacaATATGGGCAactgaatctgtgtgtgttcgtgtgtgtgtgtgtgtgtgtgtgtaaggggaaGTGTGTGAGCCAGAGAAGAACCAAGTCTTTGTCAGGTTTATGTAGAAGAACACTTCCTGGACATCGCTGCATTGGCACTCAGAGAAGGATTGAAGAAAATATGTCTTGttttttctgtcattttacAGTAACCTATTTAACCAGAAAGGTGTGATGCTGGTGTGTAGCTCAAACTATTTTAGCACTAAGTCTCAACGAGGTCTTTGGGTTCACTCTGACGCATGTGTGAACCGTTTCTGAGAAAAGAATAATGTCTGTATGAGTGTCTTCTTCTATGATATGTTCTGTTCAGCAAGCAAATGACAGAGATTCTCATCTGTTTAATAATTAGAACGCTTTCATCAGCTGCAGTCTGGGAACAACATGGCAACAGACCAGACAGAAGAAGGAAGACCATTGTGTTCACAGTATTACTTCCTGTGTGGTCAGATAAATGttaatgtctgtctgtcctttcattttttttgtgagtttgtgtgggTGTCTTGGGTACCACGCAGAGAGCGGACTGACACGTCTGTCACCGATACATGGCATTGTATTTGTACGAGGATCATTCTCTGCTTGTCTCTGATCCTCAGCTGACCTCTCTCCAATGTTTTCCTCTGCCGGCCGTATCGACCTGTCCTATCGGATCTGCTCACCGACCAAGATGAGAcgagaagaggtggaggactGGAAGAGGATGAGCGTGGCCCCAAGCGGTTGAATTCACTCCCGTTTCAGAACATCGCAGAGTAGTAGTTCCTGGCAACGCGGAACAGAATCATAAACTCATGTTCCTCAGAGCTCtggtgaggatgtggacgcGTAGTCAGGACCGAGAACTGACTCATCGTACGGAACTCTGCTGCTTCAGCATCTGATGAGGAAGCTCTAGAACAGTCCGAAGCTTCTGACATTCTATACTGTACGTTCCCTCCAGGGACATTCTAAAGGCCCAAAAGAAGCAGTAGGCTTGGGAGAGTGTTCCATGAAAGCAGTACACTGAGATCATACCGACACCATATTCACTGATCTTGACACATACGTCTTACTGAGTCTGATCAATCAGTGACTAGGAATTCCCCAAAGAGTCCTGTGTGCAGTTCAAAAGGAATGGGAAGAACACTATCCTCTTCTACAGGCTGAGAATCTGCCTAGCATACATCTGACGTGGAGGAGACGATGAACGCTCGAGCAGGTAGCCTATTCTTTCCCTGTCAGCTATTACAATATCAAGTAAACAgatatcacacacacccacacaaaagaATTCCCTGATCAACGATAGTCTGCCATGTTGTAACTTCATGATGTATACATGTATCATGTTTAAATGAATGAGCATGGAGGTGTTTATTGTGGGCCTGTCCTCGTTGTAAACATTAAACGTTGAGGGCAACCAATATAGCTAAACAGTGCTGGTGTCTGCTGGAGAGGATGCGTCGGGCATACACGATTCGCAGTAGTAGGCATCGAATGGACAGAGGGGAACTGGTAACAACAGAGCCCACTTGCACTGGCCATCGGGAAATGGCATGTAATGTAAAAAACGGTAGCccaattaaataaatgtttgttttgccaATAACATGCATTTGAAGATACCCCACTTGCTTTAAGACTAGATACAAAGGGTAGGGGCGGGCTTCGGAGACAAAAGCATTAACAAAATGCTTTCTCTCAAACGTTCAGTTTCCAAATGTAGGGTACAATAGTCTTGATAAACAATTCCTTCTCCGGTTTTCAATGAACGACAATTCAGCCCCTCACGATGAACACTCACCTTTGAAGGGTCTCGCGGTTTGCTCCAAATCACGGACGCGTTGTGGAGAGACCCGTCCGTATCAAATCCTTGCAGCTGTCCTCATTAGCTAACGGATTAACAACCGATATCGAACTGCTTGAAGGAATCCAGAATCCGCAAGGCAAATCCCATTTAGAAAATTTAGGAAGCGTGGTGTAGAGAGGTCATGACGTGAATCGCCTTGAAGGAGCAGAGGGCACTCATCTACTCTGTGTGCGGTTCTCCAGATTGCGAATTGCCCACAAAATGGGTTTCTTATCCGTAAGGTTACGGTGCGACCATTAGCCTAAAATATAAGAAATCTTGAAGATATACGCCACGGTGAATTTAAGCAATGATATTAGTCAGCGTGTCACATACGGGCGATAGAGTGAAAACATGCCATGTAGGGAAAAGGCAAGAACCCTATGCATCACTGACGAAACGGGAAAGCAGATATGATAGGGAGACTGGATTACGCTTTTTGCGCAACCAGATTGACTCAGGAATATAACGCCCTTGCTGTGCGAGTAGACTACAGCCGTAGCCTTTAGCGCAGGCAAGAAGTATTTTGGGCTTCAATGTAGACAGACTAACTGGCTCAGTTCTGACGGTTTGATACCACAGAATTATAGACGGATAGCCGTTTTGATAAGGGATTTCACAAGAAATCAAAAACATCTCAAAGTTTACAATCAACATAAAACCACCCAATCCATTGGAAATTTGTGATTTCCAATGTTTAATGACCATACACAGGAATTTAGAGTATACATATAATACAACCATAATTCAAGGTAAAATGCACATTTAATACCATCTAAAAACACGTTTAGATAAGCATGTGTTGTATAATGTCTCTGCCATAAGGACTTTGTTTGGAGCACCAGTTAACTGTCCAATGTCCACAGTTGAAGTTATGTCTCCTCTTTCTAATGGAACTTGTAGTTGTTTGTTCTTTCAAACCCCAGTAACGGTACATTTACTGTGATTATAATGATGAACAATAATGTTCTTTCTCTCATGttttcacactcactcactcactcactcactcactcactcacacactcacacacaatctctctctatcgcttcttcttgctctctttctttagtTTCTGGCGAATCTGTGGTGCAGGTCCTTTAGCCTTCTTGTTGGGCTCTGCAGGTTTCCCATCTCCAGCCTCAGACTCctgtaagaacaaacacaaccagCGCATGTAATCCTCCACAACAGCACTCTTCACATTCTTCACAGGCCCTTTGTCATTCTCATCTCTTTCTATTGCGAAATACTCCTCTTATCTGCTGTTCACAAACCCCCACCAGAGCTGGACATGCTGTTATAACCCAAGGCTTTTTCAACCCTGCTAAGGGGGGAGCTACCTTCCAGCTTTTTAATAGAGCTTGTGATACAACCTCATTCAAATATGTATTAATCTGATTGATACATTTTATTAGTTACAATTGGGGTTGGAGCAAACGCTCTACGTCTTCTACCTCTCCAGTAACAGGGGGGGCAGTCTAGCTAACATGGCAGGAGTCAGGACACCCCACTTTACACTACCTACAATGTtcctaaaacacattttaaatcaaTACATGGTTGATAAAAGAAAGAGGTCTAAAGTATTTGTCTCAATTTCCCATTAATATTTCCTGTGGACTTATTCATAAAACAAAGGTATCTGATTCCGATAGATTAGGTTTCTTTTTTAACATAGCATTTGTAGTATTTCCACAACAATTCCGTCCTTGCACGATTCCCCTTCATTATGATAACATGCAGGCAGCCTGTTGGACCACAACACGCTAGACAAAATGTTCTCCCTTCCATGTTATCTGCAGTCTACAAGCCTACCCTACCTGTTCGTGTGTCTTCGAAGATGGTATGATGATGGCCAGGATGCATATGAGTTGGAAGATAGCCCCCAGGAACAGACCATAGCGGAGCAGGCTTTCTAGCAGGGTCGGCTCAGGAACCTCCGGGGGTGACAGGTCCAGCTCCGCTGACATGATCCCGCCCTTGGAGCTAACGTTTTGTAGACTGTGCGTCGAAATCACGTAGACATATTATTCAGAGGTTTTTCAATACAAGTAGTAGGCTAGTACCTTTATAAGACTCACTGACTGAGTGTGGGTACACCGATGTTTTTATCATGTTGTAATATGTCGGGCATACGTTCAGTTTTAGCCTAGGTGGTGACAAGCCTTTTTACCATTCTATATACTAACCCTACCCCTGCTCTAACGCTGATTATTGGTGTGGATATTTCAATGGTCTCTGGCATTTGTAACGACTACGTTCCTGTGCAACCCAAACCTACGCCCCATCTATGGTTACAAATAGTTGTGGTAACCGTCTGTTAGTGAGCGACCCAATGTTTTAAAAGCAACGAGAGCAACAATTAAATCTTACCAGAGCTATGATTAATTCGCCCTCCTTGTAGGTCTACACAAGTAGGATTAAGCATTGAATGTATCAGAACGGTACGTTATGGCTTTTTAGAGTGCAAAAATAGACAAAAGGAACCTAAGATGTTCTGTCGGAAGTGAGGTGAATGAAATTCCATCCGCTTCCGATGGCCATGTGAATCCCGGGCAAATGTCTCCCCCTACAGTCTTTCAAAAACCATAATACACACGCATTTTACGATATTTGATTGTCGAAATTAGTCATCCTCTTACTTGGAGTCTATTGGGTTCATTTCATTTAATTCTGACAGATTATAAAAAACAAGTGGAACGTTTGCATAATAAACAAAATGATAATCAGTAAATAATTAAGGCACATTTTTAATCATCCCGTAGTAACACTATGCATGTATTTACAATAAAACAGCAG is part of the Hypomesus transpacificus isolate Combined female chromosome 9, fHypTra1, whole genome shotgun sequence genome and encodes:
- the manbal gene encoding protein MANBAL — translated: MSAELDLSPPEVPEPTLLESLLRYGLFLGAIFQLICILAIIIPSSKTHEQESEAGDGKPAEPNKKAKGPAPQIRQKLKKESKKKR